One window of the Canis lupus familiaris isolate Mischka breed German Shepherd chromosome 29, alternate assembly UU_Cfam_GSD_1.0, whole genome shotgun sequence genome contains the following:
- the RDH10 gene encoding retinol dehydrogenase 10 isoform X2 translates to MNIVVEFFVVTFKVLWAFVLAAARWLVRPKEKSVAGQVCLITGAGSGLGRLFALEFARRRALLVLWDINTQSNEETAGMVRHIYRDLEAADAAALQAGNGEEEILPHCNLQVFTYTCDVGKRENVYLTAERVRKEVGEVSVLVNNAGVVSGHHLLECPDELIERTMMVNCHAHFWTTKAFLPTMLEINHGHIVTVASSLGLFSTAGVEDYCASKFGVVGFHESLSHELKAAEKDGIKTTLVCPYLVDTGMFRGCRIRKEIEPFLPPLKPDYCVKQAMKAILTDQPMICTPRLMYIVTFMKSILPFEAVVCMYRFLGADKCMYPFIAQRKQATNNNEAKKWHLKIFFIWNIISTRRRSRHYSPIHISITDILWILNPC, encoded by the exons ATGAACATCGTGGTCGAGTTCTTCGTGGTGACTTTCAAAGTGCTCTGGGCGTTCGTGCTGGCGGCGGCGCGCTGGCTGGTGCGGCCCAAGGAGAAGAGCGTGGCGGGCCAGGTGTGCCTCATCACGGGCGCCGGCAGCGGCCTGGGCCGCCTCTTCGCGCTCGAGTTCGCGCGGCGCCGGGCGCTGCTGGTGCTCTGGGACATCAACACCCAGAGCAACGAGGAGACGGCGGGCATGGTGCGCCACATCTACCGCGACCTGGAGGCGGCCGACGCCGCGGCGCTGCAAG CTGGGAATGGTGAGGAAGAAATTCTGCCCCACTGTAACTTGCAGGTTTTTACCTACACCTGTGAtgtgggaaagagggagaatgTCTACCTGACAGCAGAAAGGGTCCGCAAGGAGGTTGGCGAGGTCTCAGTCCTGGTCAATAATGCCGGCGTGGTCTCTGGGCATCATCTTCTGGAATGTCCTGATGAGCTCATTGAGAGAACCATGATGGTCAATTGCCACGCACACTTCTGG ACCACTAAGGCTTTCCTTCCCACCATGCTGGAGATTAATCATGGTCATATTGTGACAGTTGCAAGTTCCTTGGGATTGTTCAGTACTGCTGGAGTTGAG GATTATTGTGCCAGTAAGTTTGGAGTGGTGGGTTTTCATGAATCCCTGAGCCATGAGCTAAAGGCTGCTGAAAAGGATGGAATTAAAACAACATTGGTTTGCCCTTACCTTGTAGACACGGGCATGTTCCGAGGCTGCCGAATCAG GAAAGAAATTGAGCCTTTTCTGCCTCCTCTGAAGCCTGATTACTGTGTGAAGCAGGCCATGAAGGCCATCCTCACCGATCAGCCCATGATCTGCACCCCCCGCCTCATGTACATCGTGACTTTCATGAAGAG catCCTCCCTTTTGAAGCAGTTGTGTGCATGTATCGGTTCCTAGGAGCAGACAAGTGTATGTACCCGTTTATTGCTCAAAGAAAACAAGCCACAAACAATAATGAAGCGAAAAAATGGCATCTAAAAATCTTCTTTATATGGAATATCATTTCTACCAGAAGACGATCAAGGCATTATAGTCCAATCCACATCAGCATTACTGACATTCTCTGGATTCTGAACccttgttga